From a region of the Mycobacteroides saopaulense genome:
- a CDS encoding DUF2232 domain-containing protein: protein MQPAELAQAAMTAALMGAIAVVSIVLPGAVVFAWLGAVPMGVLCYRHRIRVALAACVAAGLISFLIAGFGGLVSALTCAYMGAISGQVRRRNRGAATMLAVAAVWGVLVSTFCVGVFAALRNLREVVLGAVAANVGGFATLLSGVPLLGDAAAGLDRAVAGWIVHWPWFFGVSVWLIVIFGTSFGWRVLTPVLRRLEEVTDLASVGMLPAVHESSPPGPLPTVLTDVGYRYAGSDRDALAPVTMQVNVGEHIAVTGANGSGKSTLMRILAGVTPTAGTIERPAAVGLGQVGGTALVMQHPESQVLGLRVGDDIVWGLPPDRTIDIESLLGEVGLSGMSDRDTAGLSGGELQRLAVASALAREPALLIADEVTTMVDHDGRQTLINVLDGLTAHHRLGLVHITHYPQEANAADRVVALGGIEARPDAERPSPVESAGGETILDVQGVSFDYAAGTPWSQPVLRDVSFQVHSGDGILLCGGNGSGKSTLAWIMAGLLEPSAGHCLLDGRPAAEQVGAVALCFQAARLQLLRGHAGAAVAALAGYSTSDTDSIDRALASVSLDPKIGGVLIDRLSGGQLRRVALAGLLARSPRLLILDEPLAGLDVDAQADLIDLLVRIRNDGQAVIVISHDTDSLSPLCPRTIRLERGELVSAR, encoded by the coding sequence ATGCAACCAGCGGAGTTGGCCCAGGCCGCGATGACCGCCGCCCTCATGGGCGCGATCGCCGTGGTCTCTATCGTGCTGCCCGGCGCCGTGGTGTTCGCCTGGCTGGGCGCCGTACCCATGGGGGTGCTGTGTTACCGCCACCGCATCCGGGTGGCGTTGGCCGCGTGCGTCGCCGCAGGCCTCATCAGCTTCCTGATCGCCGGATTCGGCGGCCTGGTGTCGGCGTTGACATGTGCTTACATGGGCGCCATTTCCGGTCAAGTAAGACGCCGGAATCGGGGTGCCGCAACCATGTTGGCGGTCGCGGCAGTGTGGGGCGTCCTGGTCTCCACCTTCTGCGTGGGAGTGTTCGCGGCCCTGCGTAATCTGCGCGAGGTCGTCCTGGGTGCCGTGGCGGCCAATGTCGGTGGATTCGCGACGCTGTTGAGCGGGGTGCCGCTTCTGGGTGACGCCGCCGCTGGACTCGATCGTGCCGTTGCAGGCTGGATTGTGCACTGGCCGTGGTTCTTCGGGGTCTCGGTGTGGCTCATCGTCATCTTCGGCACATCTTTCGGATGGCGGGTGTTGACGCCCGTGTTGCGGCGCCTTGAAGAAGTGACCGACCTGGCCTCGGTCGGCATGCTGCCCGCGGTGCACGAAAGCAGCCCACCCGGCCCACTACCGACGGTCCTCACCGATGTCGGCTATCGATATGCCGGGTCCGACCGCGATGCCCTGGCGCCGGTGACCATGCAGGTCAATGTCGGCGAACACATCGCGGTGACCGGGGCCAACGGCTCCGGCAAGTCCACCCTCATGCGCATCCTGGCGGGCGTCACTCCCACCGCCGGAACCATCGAGCGGCCCGCGGCAGTGGGCCTGGGCCAAGTGGGCGGAACCGCGTTGGTCATGCAGCACCCCGAAAGTCAGGTCCTGGGATTGCGCGTGGGCGACGACATCGTGTGGGGGCTGCCGCCCGACCGCACCATCGACATCGAGAGTCTGCTCGGCGAGGTGGGCCTGAGCGGAATGAGCGATCGCGACACCGCCGGACTCTCCGGTGGCGAGCTGCAACGGCTCGCGGTCGCCTCGGCCCTCGCCCGGGAACCCGCGCTGCTGATCGCCGATGAGGTCACCACCATGGTCGATCACGACGGGCGACAGACGCTCATCAACGTGCTCGACGGGCTCACTGCCCATCACCGTCTGGGGCTGGTGCACATCACCCACTACCCGCAGGAGGCCAACGCCGCCGATCGTGTGGTGGCACTCGGCGGTATCGAGGCACGCCCGGACGCGGAACGCCCATCCCCCGTCGAATCTGCCGGCGGGGAAACGATTCTCGACGTGCAAGGAGTTTCGTTCGACTACGCGGCCGGAACGCCCTGGTCGCAACCCGTGCTGCGGGATGTCTCCTTTCAGGTCCACTCCGGCGACGGGATACTGCTGTGCGGCGGCAACGGCTCAGGCAAGTCGACCCTGGCATGGATCATGGCGGGTCTCCTGGAGCCTTCGGCCGGTCACTGTCTGCTCGATGGGCGCCCTGCCGCGGAACAGGTTGGCGCGGTGGCCTTGTGTTTCCAGGCCGCGCGGTTGCAGCTGCTGCGTGGACACGCTGGTGCCGCAGTTGCGGCACTGGCCGGATACTCGACCTCCGATACTGACAGTATCGATCGCGCCCTGGCCTCGGTCAGCCTGGATCCGAAAATTGGTGGGGTACTGATCGATCGACTCAGCGGCGGGCAGTTACGCCGAGTCGCCCTGGCCGGGCTGCTGGCCCGCTCGCCGCGCCTCCTGATTCTCGATGAGCCGCTGGCCGGCCTGGACGTCGACGCCCAGGCCGATCTCATCGATCTCTTGGTACGCATCCGCAATGAC
- the cobA gene encoding uroporphyrinogen-III C-methyltransferase codes for MTHDAYLVGLRLTGRKVVVVGAGSVAQRRLGLLIASGADVHVIAPDATPAVEGMASITLNLRPYQDGDLEGAWYAIACTDDPAVNAAVVDEAERRHVFCVRADSAREGTAVTPASFNHDGIAVGVLTGGQHKRSAALRSAIHEALQRGLITEIAEVKPEGVALVGGGPGDPDLITVRGRRLLAQADVVVADRLAPAELLADLGSHVEVIDAAKIPYGRAMAQQEINRVLIERAQQGKFVVRLKGGDPFVFARGYEEVLACAEAGVPVTVVPGVTSAISVPAAAGVPVTHRAVNHEFVVVSGHVAPGHPESLVNWDALAALKGTIVLLMAVERIEQFAKVLIDGGRPADTPVLVVQHGTTDEQRVLRADLATAPERIRSQGVRPPAIIVIGPVAAYGAF; via the coding sequence GTGACTCATGACGCCTACCTCGTCGGCCTCCGCCTCACCGGACGCAAGGTCGTGGTCGTCGGCGCCGGGTCCGTCGCGCAGCGGCGTCTCGGCCTGCTGATCGCCAGCGGTGCCGATGTGCACGTGATTGCCCCCGACGCGACTCCGGCCGTCGAAGGCATGGCCTCGATCACCCTGAACCTCAGGCCGTACCAGGACGGCGACCTTGAGGGCGCCTGGTACGCCATCGCCTGTACCGACGATCCGGCAGTCAATGCCGCGGTCGTGGACGAGGCCGAGCGGCGCCACGTCTTCTGTGTCCGGGCCGATTCCGCCCGGGAGGGCACGGCCGTCACACCCGCATCGTTCAATCACGACGGCATTGCGGTCGGTGTCTTGACCGGTGGGCAGCACAAGCGCTCGGCGGCGCTGCGTTCTGCCATCCACGAGGCGCTGCAACGCGGGCTCATCACCGAAATCGCCGAGGTAAAGCCGGAAGGCGTCGCGCTCGTGGGCGGGGGGCCGGGTGATCCTGATCTCATTACCGTTCGCGGACGCCGACTCCTCGCGCAGGCCGATGTGGTTGTCGCCGACCGGCTGGCGCCCGCCGAGCTGCTCGCCGATCTGGGGTCTCACGTCGAGGTCATCGACGCCGCGAAGATTCCGTACGGGCGTGCGATGGCACAGCAGGAGATCAACCGGGTGCTCATCGAACGGGCCCAGCAGGGCAAGTTCGTCGTCCGTCTCAAGGGCGGCGACCCGTTCGTCTTCGCGCGCGGCTACGAGGAAGTCCTGGCCTGCGCCGAGGCCGGTGTACCGGTGACTGTTGTACCGGGCGTGACCAGCGCGATCTCTGTGCCTGCGGCGGCAGGCGTGCCCGTCACCCATCGTGCGGTGAACCACGAGTTCGTGGTGGTCAGCGGACACGTCGCACCGGGGCATCCGGAATCGTTAGTCAATTGGGACGCGCTTGCTGCCTTGAAGGGGACCATCGTGCTGTTGATGGCGGTCGAGCGCATCGAGCAATTCGCGAAGGTACTCATCGACGGCGGTCGACCTGCGGATACCCCGGTGCTGGTGGTGCAACATGGCACCACCGACGAGCAACGCGTACTGCGCGCAGACCTGGCCACCGCACCGGAACGCATTCGCTCGCAGGGCGTCAGGCCGCCGGCGATCATCGTGATCGGTCCCGTGGCCGCTTACGGCGCCTTCTGA
- a CDS encoding MFS transporter: MSGLSVEQLTQKARELLPSRHYLYAVIAIAGMQFLATMDGTIAVVTLPKIQAELHLNDATRSWVITAYMLSFGGLMLLGGRLGDTFGRKRVFIGGIALFTLASIGVGLAQEDIGLAVFRLIQGVGAAIASPTALALIATTFPKGPLRTAAVAVFGAMTGVGSIAGLIVGGALAEVSWRLAFLINVPAGALMIYLAVRSLTETEREPMKLDVAGSVLATLGCTAAVFGFTQGPDRGWDSPYTIVSLIAAAALLIAFLLVERTAENPVVPFSLFADRNRVATFAAIFLAGGVLFTLTITIGLYMQDLMKYSPLRTGVSAIPFVVGMGIGLGLSSQLVTRMAPRVLILCGGVVVFGAMLYGSTVDRTIAYFPDFATLIFVGGLGIGTIVVPVVLSAITGVDADRIGPLSAISLMLQNLGGPIVLVIIQAIITSRTLYLGGATGPVQNMNKAQLHALDHGYTYGLLWIAGTAVLVGVAALFITYSAADVAHAQKAQAAHDQGLDEDELEQA, from the coding sequence ATGTCTGGCCTCAGCGTCGAGCAGCTCACTCAAAAGGCGCGCGAACTTCTGCCATCCCGGCACTACCTGTATGCCGTCATCGCGATCGCCGGTATGCAGTTCCTGGCCACCATGGACGGCACCATCGCGGTTGTCACGCTGCCCAAGATTCAGGCCGAGTTGCACCTCAACGACGCCACCCGAAGCTGGGTCATCACCGCGTACATGCTGTCCTTCGGTGGACTGATGCTGCTGGGTGGTCGTCTCGGCGACACCTTCGGACGCAAGCGGGTCTTCATCGGCGGCATCGCGTTGTTCACGCTGGCTTCGATCGGGGTGGGCCTGGCGCAAGAGGACATCGGTCTGGCCGTTTTCCGTCTGATCCAGGGTGTGGGTGCGGCCATCGCGTCGCCCACCGCGTTGGCGTTGATTGCGACGACCTTCCCCAAGGGGCCGCTGCGTACCGCCGCGGTTGCGGTGTTCGGCGCCATGACGGGAGTGGGTTCCATCGCGGGGCTGATCGTCGGCGGCGCGCTGGCCGAGGTGTCCTGGCGACTTGCCTTCCTGATCAACGTGCCGGCCGGTGCGCTGATGATCTACCTGGCCGTGCGGTCGCTGACCGAGACCGAACGCGAACCGATGAAGCTGGATGTGGCGGGCTCCGTGCTGGCCACGCTGGGCTGTACCGCGGCGGTGTTCGGCTTCACCCAGGGCCCCGACCGCGGTTGGGATTCGCCGTACACGATCGTGTCGTTGATCGCGGCCGCGGCGCTGCTGATCGCCTTCCTTCTGGTCGAACGCACCGCGGAGAATCCGGTGGTGCCGTTCAGCCTGTTCGCGGACCGCAACCGGGTCGCCACCTTCGCGGCGATCTTCCTGGCCGGAGGCGTGCTCTTCACCCTGACCATCACCATCGGTCTGTACATGCAGGATCTGATGAAGTACAGCCCGCTGCGGACCGGCGTCTCGGCGATTCCGTTCGTTGTCGGCATGGGGATCGGCCTGGGACTGTCCTCTCAACTTGTCACGCGCATGGCGCCGCGGGTGCTGATCCTGTGTGGTGGTGTGGTCGTGTTCGGTGCGATGCTCTACGGCTCCACGGTCGACCGGACCATCGCGTACTTCCCGGACTTCGCGACGCTCATCTTCGTCGGGGGGCTCGGTATCGGGACCATCGTGGTGCCGGTGGTCCTGTCGGCCATCACCGGAGTGGATGCCGACCGCATCGGACCGCTGTCCGCCATCTCCCTCATGCTGCAAAACCTGGGTGGGCCAATCGTTCTGGTGATCATCCAGGCGATCATCACCTCGCGCACGCTGTACCTCGGCGGCGCGACGGGCCCGGTGCAGAACATGAACAAAGCACAGCTGCATGCCCTGGACCACGGCTACACATACGGCCTGCTGTGGATTGCCGGCACCGCCGTGCTCGTGGGGGTGGCGGCACTGTTCATCACCTACAGCGCCGCCGATGTGGCGCACGCACAGAAGGCGCAGGCCGCGCATGACCAGGGTCTGGACGAGGACGAGCTCGAGCAGGCCTAG
- a CDS encoding proline--tRNA ligase, which produces MITRLSELFVRTLRDDPADAEVPSHKLLIRAGYVRPIAPGVYSWLPLGLRVLRKIENIVREEMNAIGGQEILLPALLPRAPYETTNRWTEYGDSLFRLKDRRDNDMMLGPTHEELFALTVKGEYSSYKDFPVILYQVQTKYRDEARPRAGILRGREFVMKDSYSFDTSDDGLKAAYHAHREAYQRIFGRLGLDYVIVAATSGAMGGSASEEFLAESPTGEDTFVRCVESGYAANVEAVITPAPPARPIEGLPEAVVHETGDTPTIATLVDWANSAGLDRVVTAGDTLKNILLKVRQPGGDWELLAVGVPGDREVDDKRLGAALEPAEYEMLGDADFAKHSFLVRGYIGPKALIANGVRYLVDPRVVEGTSWITGADEPGKHVVDLVVGRDFTPDGTIEAAEVRDGDPSPDGAGQLVSARGIEIGHIFQLGRKYTDAFTVDVLGESGKPVRLTQGSYGIGVSRLVAVVAEQQHDELGLRWPSAVSPFDVHVVIANKDEAARAGAEELAAELDRLGHEVLLDDRTASPGVKFKDAELLGVPWIVVIGRGWADGTVELRNRFTGETQPIAVADAVASVTQAIR; this is translated from the coding sequence ATGATCACCCGGCTCTCCGAGCTTTTCGTACGCACGCTGCGCGACGACCCGGCGGACGCCGAGGTCCCCAGCCACAAGCTGCTGATCCGCGCGGGGTACGTGCGCCCCATCGCGCCGGGCGTGTACAGCTGGCTACCGCTCGGGCTGCGGGTTCTGCGCAAGATCGAGAACATCGTCCGCGAAGAGATGAACGCCATTGGCGGCCAAGAGATCCTGTTGCCCGCCCTGCTGCCACGCGCACCGTACGAGACCACGAACCGATGGACCGAGTACGGCGATTCGCTGTTCCGGCTCAAGGACCGCCGCGACAACGACATGATGTTGGGCCCGACCCATGAAGAGCTGTTCGCGCTCACCGTAAAGGGGGAGTACAGCTCCTACAAGGATTTCCCCGTCATTCTCTACCAGGTCCAGACCAAATACCGGGACGAGGCGCGCCCCCGGGCGGGCATCCTGCGCGGGCGGGAATTCGTCATGAAGGACTCCTACTCCTTCGACACCTCCGACGACGGACTCAAGGCGGCCTACCACGCCCACCGCGAGGCATACCAACGGATCTTCGGCCGGCTGGGCCTGGACTACGTGATCGTCGCGGCCACCTCGGGGGCCATGGGTGGCAGCGCTTCTGAAGAGTTCCTTGCGGAAAGCCCCACCGGAGAAGACACTTTCGTACGCTGCGTGGAATCGGGATACGCGGCCAATGTCGAGGCGGTCATCACTCCGGCACCGCCGGCGCGGCCCATCGAGGGGTTGCCCGAGGCCGTCGTGCACGAGACCGGCGACACCCCGACCATCGCGACCCTGGTCGACTGGGCCAACTCCGCGGGTCTGGACCGAGTGGTCACCGCGGGCGACACCCTCAAGAACATTCTGCTGAAGGTGCGCCAGCCCGGCGGGGACTGGGAGCTGTTGGCCGTCGGCGTGCCCGGCGACCGCGAGGTCGACGACAAACGTCTCGGCGCCGCGCTGGAGCCCGCCGAATACGAGATGCTGGGCGATGCGGATTTCGCCAAGCATTCGTTCCTGGTACGGGGATACATCGGGCCGAAGGCGCTGATCGCCAACGGTGTTCGCTATCTCGTGGATCCGCGGGTTGTCGAGGGCACCAGTTGGATCACCGGCGCCGATGAGCCCGGCAAGCATGTGGTGGATCTCGTCGTAGGCCGCGACTTCACCCCGGACGGCACCATCGAGGCCGCCGAAGTGCGTGACGGTGACCCCTCGCCCGACGGTGCCGGGCAGCTGGTGTCGGCGCGCGGTATCGAGATCGGCCACATCTTCCAGCTGGGTCGCAAGTACACCGACGCATTCACTGTCGATGTTCTCGGCGAGAGCGGCAAGCCGGTGCGGCTCACCCAGGGCTCCTACGGCATCGGCGTCTCACGGCTGGTGGCCGTCGTCGCCGAGCAGCAGCACGACGAGCTGGGGCTGCGCTGGCCCTCGGCGGTATCGCCGTTCGACGTGCACGTGGTGATCGCCAACAAGGACGAGGCGGCACGGGCCGGGGCCGAGGAACTGGCCGCCGAACTGGACCGCCTGGGCCACGAGGTGCTGCTCGACGATCGGACCGCCTCCCCGGGCGTGAAGTTCAAGGACGCCGAGTTGCTCGGTGTGCCCTGGATCGTGGTGATCGGCCGCGGCTGGGCCGACGGGACCGTCGAGCTGCGCAACCGGTTCACCGGGGAGACGCAGCCCATTGCGGTGGCCGACGCCGTGGCGTCCGTCACACAGGCGATAAGGTAA
- a CDS encoding SRPBCC family protein, with protein MGMPSFKLEPLVESDFSTSDFVYTFSTPLPKDAATVWAELNGESPLHWCKAINKISWTSPEPRGVGSTRTAKLALPGAAVNERFIVWEESPERYRNAFTVETATFPGTKRFGELYEVVGTATGSLFTWSFFIEPSLGFTRHLKPVIRRGLSGLISDTQKHFA; from the coding sequence ATGGGTATGCCGTCTTTTAAGCTCGAACCGCTGGTCGAAAGCGATTTCAGCACAAGCGATTTCGTGTACACGTTCTCCACGCCGCTGCCCAAGGATGCGGCAACGGTCTGGGCCGAACTCAATGGGGAAAGCCCGCTGCACTGGTGCAAGGCTATCAACAAGATCAGCTGGACGTCTCCGGAGCCGCGCGGCGTGGGCTCCACGCGTACCGCCAAGCTTGCTCTGCCCGGTGCAGCCGTCAACGAGCGGTTCATCGTGTGGGAGGAGAGCCCGGAGCGGTATCGCAATGCGTTCACCGTCGAGACGGCGACCTTCCCGGGGACCAAGCGCTTCGGTGAGCTCTACGAGGTGGTGGGCACGGCGACGGGTTCCTTGTTCACCTGGAGCTTCTTCATCGAGCCCTCGCTCGGATTCACCCGCCACCTCAAGCCGGTGATTCGCCGCGGGCTGTCCGGGTTGATCAGCGACACCCAGAAGCACTTCGCCTGA
- a CDS encoding ferritin-like domain-containing protein, with product MTTTEPTPQPAAAGDDTALANALANEHAAIYAYGLVSAHSVPDNNWLVTECLIEHRQCREECIAKLRGRPVSAPVAAAGYKIPFPVSTPADASKLALQVETDTATCWRAVAEQADNADDRRFAVRMLTESAIRAARWRVAADITPASVAFPGGPEKV from the coding sequence ATGACGACAACCGAGCCCACCCCGCAACCGGCCGCTGCAGGCGATGACACCGCGCTGGCCAACGCGCTGGCCAACGAGCACGCCGCGATCTACGCCTATGGCCTGGTATCAGCGCATTCGGTGCCCGACAACAACTGGCTGGTAACCGAATGCCTCATCGAGCACCGGCAGTGCCGGGAAGAGTGCATTGCCAAGCTGCGCGGCCGTCCTGTCTCCGCACCCGTGGCCGCCGCCGGCTACAAAATCCCGTTCCCGGTGAGCACGCCCGCCGATGCCAGCAAGCTGGCGCTGCAGGTTGAGACCGACACCGCGACGTGCTGGCGCGCCGTCGCCGAGCAGGCCGACAACGCCGACGATCGCAGGTTCGCGGTGCGCATGTTGACCGAGAGCGCGATCCGCGCGGCTCGCTGGCGGGTAGCCGCCGACATCACGCCCGCGAGCGTCGCATTCCCAGGCGGACCCGAGAAGGTCTGA